In Dama dama isolate Ldn47 chromosome 20, ASM3311817v1, whole genome shotgun sequence, a single window of DNA contains:
- the LOC133074540 gene encoding exportin-6-like, with protein sequence FARFGCDIRARKMASVNGSSQNCVLGQERGRLGVLAMSCINELMSKNCVPMEFEEYLLRMFQQTFYLLQKITKDNNAHTVKSRLEELDESYIEKFTDFLRLFVSVHLRRIESYSQFPVVEFLTLLFKYTFHHPTHEGYFSCLDIWTLFLDYLTSKIKSRLGDKEAVLNRYEDALVLLLTEVLNRIQFRYNQAQLEELDDETLDDDQTEWQRYLRQSLEVVAKVMELLPTHAFSTLFPVLQDNLEVYLGLQQFIVTSGSGPRLNITAENDCRHLHCSLRDLSSLLQAVGRLAEYFIGDVFAARFSDDLTVVERLVKVTLYGSQIKLYNIETAVPSVLKPDLIDVHAQSLAALQAYSHWLAQYCSEAHRQNTQQFISLISTTMDAVTPLSTTKVQDKLLLSACHLLVSLATTVRPVFLISIPAVQKVFNRITDASSQRLVDKAQVLVCRALSNILLLPWPNLPENEQQWPVRSMNHASLISALSRDYRNLKPSAVTPQRKMPLDDTKVIIHQTLSVLEDIVENISGESTKSRQICYQSLQESVQVSLALFPAFIHQSDVTDEMLSFFLTLFRGHRVQMGVPFTEQIIQTFLNMFTREQLAESILHEGSTGCWVVEKFLKILQVVVQEPGQVFKPFLPSIIALCMEQVYPIIAERPSPDVKAELFELLFRTLHHNWRYFFKSTVLVSVQRGMAEEQMENQPQFSAIMQAFRQSFLQPDIHLFKQNLFYLETLNTKQKLYHKKIFRSAMLFQFVNVLLQVLVHRSHDLLQEDIGIAVCNMASVDFDGFFTAFLPEFLSSCDGVDANQKNVLGRNFKMDRDLPSFTQSVHRLVNDLRYYRLCNDSLPPGTVKL encoded by the coding sequence TTTGCACGCTTTGGCTGTGACATCCGGGCCAGAAAGATGGCATCAGTTAACGGCAGCAGCCAAAACTGTGTGTTGGGTCAAGAGCGAGGCCGGCTGGGGGTCCTGGCCATGTCCTGCATCAATGAACTCATGTCCAAGAACTGTGTGCCTATGGAATTCGAGGAGTACTTACTGCGTATGTTCCAGCAGACTTTCTACCTCCTGCAGAAAATCACCAAGGATAACAACGCCCACACAGTGAAGAGCAGGCTAGAAGAACTCGATGAGAGCTACATCGAGAAGTTTACTGACTTTCTGCGGCTCTTTGTGAGTGTTCACCTAAGGAGAATCGAGTCCTACTCCCAGTTCCCTGTGGTGgagtttttgacacttttgttcAAGTACACATTTCATCACCCTACTCATGAAGGTTACTTCTCTTGTTTGGATATCTGGACGCTCTTTTTGGACTATCTGACAAGTAAAATTAAAAGCCGTCTGGGAGACAAGGAAGCAGTTCTCAACAGGTACGAAGACGCCCTAGTCCTCTTGCTGACGGAGGTGTTGAATCGAATCCAGTTCAGATACAACCAGGCCCAGCTGGAGGAGTTGGATGATGAGACTCTGGATGACGATCAGACAGAGTGGCAGCGGTACTTACGCCAGAGCCTGGAGGTGGTGGCCAAAGTGATGGAGCTCCTTCCCACACACGCCTTCTCCACACTGTTCCCAGTTCTTCAGGACAATTTAGAAGTTTATCTGGGGTTACAGCAGTTTATAGTTACTTCAGGGTCAGGACCCAGGCTGAACATCACAGCGGAGAATGACTGCCGGCACCTACACTGCTCCCTGAGAGACCTGAGCTCCCTCCTGCAGGCTGTGGGCCGCCTGGCCGAGTACTTCATTGGGGACGTGTTCGCCGCACGCTTCAGCGACGACCTCACAGTGGTGGAGAGATTGGTCAAAGTCACTTTGTATGGATCTCAGATAAAATTGTACAACATTGAGACTGCCGTGCCATCAGTATTGAAGCCTGATCTCATTGATGTGCacgctcagtccctggctgcccTGCAGGCGTACTCTCACTGGCTAGCACAGTACTGCAGCGAGGCACATCGGCAGAATACCCAGCAGTTCATTTCACTCATCTCCACCACCATGGATGCAGTCACACCTCTCAGCACCACCAAGGTCCAAGACAAATTGCTGCTATCTGCATGCCACTTACTGGTCTCACTGGCCACCACTGTGCGACCTGTCTTTCTGATCAGCATCCCTGCAGTACAGAAAGTATTCAACAGGATCACCGACGCCTCTTCCCAACGACTTGTCGATAAGGCTCAGGTGTTGGTGTGCCGAGCCCTCTCGAACATCCTGCTGCTTCCGTGGCCAAACCTCCCAGAGAATGAGCAGCAGTGGCCGGTGCGCTCCATGAACCATGCCAGCCTCATCTCTGCGCTGTCCCGGGATTATCGCAATCTGAAGCCCAGTGCTGTCACCCCACAGAGGAAGATGCCCCTGGATGACACCAAAGTGATCATCCACCAGACACTTAGTGTCTTAGAAGACATCGTGGAGAACATCTCTGGGGAATCCACCAAGTCCCGACAGATCTGCTATCAGTCGCTGCAGGAATCCGTTCAGGTCTCCCTGGCCCTCTTTCCAGCTTTCATCCatcagtcagatgtgactgatgaAATGCTGAGCTTCTTTCTTACTCTGTTTCGAGGCCATAGAGTCCAGATGGGCGTGCCTTTCACTGAGCAGATCATACAGACTTTCCTCAATATGTTTACCAGAGAACAGTTGGCTGAGAGCATCCTCCACGAAGGCAGTACTGGCTGCTGGGTGGTCGAGAAGTTCCTGAAGATCCTGCAAGTGGTGGTCCAGGAGCCTGGCCAGGTGTTCAAGCCCTTCCTCCCCAGCATCATCGCCCTGTGCATGGAGCAGGTGTATCCCATCATTGCCGAGCGCCCCTCCCCTGATGTGAAGGCAGAGCTGTTTGAGCTCCTTTTCCGGACGCTCCATCACAACTGGAGGTACTTCTTCAAGTCCACCGTCCTGGTGAGTGTGCAGAGGGGCATGGCTGAGGAGCAGATGGAGAACCAACCGCAGTTCAGTGCCATCATGCAGGCTTTTAGACAGTCCTTTCTCCAGCCCGACATCCACCTATTTAAACAAAACCTCTTTTACTTGGAGACCCTCAACACCAAGCAGAAGCTGTACCACAAGAAGATCTTCCGGAGCGCCATGCTCTTCCAGTTTGTGAACGTGCTGCTCCAGGTCCTGGTGCACAGGTCCCACGACCTCCTGCAGGAGGACATCGGCATCGCCGTCTGCAACATGGCCTCCGTGGACTTCGACGGCTTCTTCACGGCCTTCCTCCCGGAGTTCCTCTCCAGCTGCGATGGTGTGGATGCCAACCAGAAAAACGTGCTGGGGCGCAACTTCAAGATGGATCGGGACCTGCCCTCGTTCACCCAGAGTGTGCACAGGCTAGTCAACGACCTGCGCTACTACAGACTCTGCAACGACAGCCTGCCGCCCGGCACCGTGAAGCTCTAG